A single genomic interval of Hevea brasiliensis isolate MT/VB/25A 57/8 chromosome 4, ASM3005281v1, whole genome shotgun sequence harbors:
- the LOC110657507 gene encoding transcription factor MYB2-like, which translates to MSWEVMAGNLGWGGLIEESWRKGPWTAEEDRLLIEYVRLHGEGRWNSVARLAGLRRNGKSCRLRWVNYLRPDLKRGQITPHEESIILELHARWGNRWSTIARSLPGRTDNEIKNYWRTHFKKKAKLSPENSEKARNRLLQRQQFQQQQQQQQQQLQQQQQQQQLLQLNQMDVKKILSLLDENETHLPYVPQIRQDMTTAYPNTTEEHGLLYNLYNENASVPEASNEEFLWDGLWNLDDSHGNFGVACASSRASMHNLVAPFC; encoded by the exons ATGTCTTGGGAAGTGATGGCAGGGAACCTGGGTTGGGGTGGCCTGATTGAAGAGAGTTGGAGGAAGGGTCCTTGGACTGCTGAAGAAGACAGGTTGCTCATTGAATATGTAAGGTTGCATGGTGAAGGAAGATGGAACTCTGTGGCTAGGCTTGCAG GATTGAGAAGGAACGGAAAGAGCTGCAGATTGAGGTGGGTGAATTACTTGAGACCAGACTTGAAGAGAGGGCAGATAACTCCACATGAGGAAAGCATTATTCTTGAGCTGCATGCTAGGTGGGGAAACAG GTGGTCCACAATTGCAAGAAGCTTGCCTGGAAGAACAGACAATGAGATAAAGAATTATTGGAGGACTCACTTCAAGAAAAAGGCCAAACTCTCTCCAGAAAACTCTGAGAAAGCAAGAAACCGTCTCCTGCAAAGGCAACAAtttcagcagcagcagcagcagcaacaacAACAGCTTCAacaacagcagcagcagcagcagttgcTGCAACTAAACCAGATGGACGTGAAAAAGATCTTGTCCTTACTTGATGAAAATGAAACCCATTTGCCATATGTGCCTCAAATAAGACAAGATATGACCACTGCATATCCTAACACAACAGAGGAGCATGGCTTGTTATATAACCTGTACAATGAAAATGCGTCAGTTCCTGAGGCCTCCAACGAGGAATTTCTCTGGGATGGATTATGGAACTTGGATGATTCCCATGGCAATTTTGGTGTGGCATGTGCATCTAGCAGGGCTAGCATGCACAATTTAGTAGCACCCTTCTGTTAA
- the LOC110657516 gene encoding pentatricopeptide repeat-containing protein At3g12770-like, translating to MIRLSSFKAFVLVTSRYYHSASLSSPSRNLLHLLQLSIAHSSLDLTHQCHARILSLGFSQNPFLATKLISAYAACGFPTESQLVFNSLEQKSVYLWNSLINGYVKNQKYGEAFRLFYQMCCCGVLLDDYTLATLCKVCSEIGDLKAGKLIHGKSVVIGFVLDIIVANSLMFMYCKCGEFRECLKLFGEMPERNATSWNVVIAGYADSGDRNFTKEIIELVKDMQIEGFKLDGFTVSSLLLLCNNDNGKMDYGRELHGFIVRNELGWGFLGSDIHLGCCLIDMYSRNNKVDSGKRVFDRMKRRNVYVWTAMINGYVQNGAMEEALVLFHEMQVKDGVEPNRVSLLSVLPTCGLLADFTSGKQIHGYAIRKKLNHDLSLCNALIDMYSKCGNLNYARRVFEDRSFCRDVISWSSLISGYGLHGMGKEAVFLYDRMLQKGNKPDMITVVGALSACGRSGLVDEGLRIYNSAISEYGIGPTAEICACLVDMLGRSGRLEMALDFIKTMPVEPGPSVWGALVSASILHGNLEMQDLAYKFLIQLEPENPSNYVSLSNIHASCRRWHIVAKVRTIMKERGLRKTPGCSWISISSTTHCFYAADKAHPCSNSIYEILDGLISLMKGIVHPPDFQCMT from the coding sequence ATGATCCGACTCTCTTCATTCAAAGCATTTGTCCTCGTCACTTCCCGTTATTACCACTCTGCCTCTCTCTCCTCTCCATCTCGAAATCTTCTCCATTTGCTTCAGCTCTCAATTGCCCACAGCTCGCTGGATCTCACCCACCAATGCCATGCTCGCATTCTCTCTCTTGGTTTCTCTCAAAACCCCTTTTTAGCAACTAAACTCATCTCCGCATATGCTGCTTGCGGTTTCCCAACTGAGTCGCAACTTGTTTTTAACTCGCTTGAACAGAAGAGCGTGTATCTGTGGAACTCATTGATTAATGGGTATGTTAAAAACCAGAAATACGGTGAAGCTTTTCGTCTGTTTTATCAGATGTGTTGCTGTGGTGTGTTGCTGGATGATTATACGCTTGCAACACTATGCAAGGTTTGCAGTGAGATCGGTGACTTGAAAGCTGGGAAACTGATTCATGGGAAAAGTGTAGTAATTGGGTTTGTCTTGGATATTATTGTCGCCAATTCTCTTATGTTTATGTATTGTAAATGTGGGGAATTTAGAGAATGTTTGAAACTGTTTGGTGAAATGCCAGAGAGAAATGCGACTTCTTGGAATGTTGTTATAGCGGGATATGCGGATTCGGGGGATCGTAATTTCACTAAGGAGATTATAGAACTTGTTAAAGATATGCAAATTGAAGGGTTCAAGCTCGATGGATTTACAGTTTCTAGTCTTTTGCTTTTATGTAATAATGATAATGGGAAAATGGATTATGGAAGGGAGCTTCATGGGTTCATAGTAAGAAATGAATTGGGCTGGGGGTTCTTGGGTTCAGATATTCATTTGGGATGTTGTTTGATTGATATGTATTCAAGGAATAATAAAGTTGATTCAGGTAAACGAGTGTTTGATCGAATGAAGAGGAGAAATGTTTATGTCTGGACAGCAATGATCAATGGTTATGTGCAAAATGGAGCTATGGAAGAAGCCTTGGTTCTTTTTCATGAAATGCAGGTGAAAGATGGAGTAGAACCTAATAGGGTGTCCCTATTGAGTGTTCTTCCTACTTGTGGCTTGCTTGCTGATTTTACTAGCGGGAAACAAATTCATGGATATGCAATTAGAAAAAAACTGAACCATGACTTGTCTTTATGTAATGCTTTGATTGACATGTATTCCAAGTGTGGTAACTTGAATTATGCAAGACGAGTGTTTGAGGACAGATCTTTTTGTAGAGATGTAATCTCTTGGAGTTCCTTGATATCTGGATATGGATTGCATGGGATGGGAAAGGAAGCCGTCTTTCTATATGATAGAATGCTTCAGAAAGGGAATAAACCAGACATGATAACAGTAGTAGGGGCTCTTTCTGCTTGTGGCAGGTCAGGATTGGTAGATGAAGGCCTTCGTATCTATAACTCTGCAATAAGTGAATATGGAATTGGGCCAACGGCTGAGATATGCGCTTGTCTTGTGGACATGTTAGGTAGGTCAGGCCGCCTTGAAATGGCATTAGATTTTATTAAAACAATGCCCGTGGAACCTGGTCCTAGTGTTTGGGGGGCTCTTGTTAGTGCTTCCATATTACATGGGAATCTTGAGATGCAGGATCTAGCTTACAAGTTTCTTATTCAATTAGAACCTGAGAACCCCTCAAATTATGTCTCACTCTCAAATATACATGCTTCTTGTAGGAGATGGCATATTGTAGCCAAGGTAAGAACAATAATGAAAGAAAGGGGTTTAAGGAAAACTCCTGGTTGCAGTTGGATAAGCATTAGTAGCACGACTCATTGTTTCTATGCTGCTGATAAAGCACATCCTTGTTCCAACTCAATATATGAAATACTGGATGGTCTTATATCATTGATGAAGGGAATTGTTCATCCTCCTGATTTTCAGTGCATGACATAG
- the LOC110657518 gene encoding probable folate-biopterin transporter 8, chloroplastic has translation MIPSSSAAKNPITTIFPRKPKLCLAPPKLSHFHLRSIQCSFQNENLNTINKLEKPRTHVFGIINPSLVFPQKGNTSRSRGYEEKRGSAQLGNQQLTVLWFGYWMQGFRCFPWLALNFHMAHNLNLLPSILQLVQHSANFPMVAKPFYGVLSDAICIGGAHRIPYILIGVLLQVLSWGPLGLIPLARKAHPTFLACILLGNLGASITEVAKDALVAEYGQKHKKRGLQSYAFMASAVGGILGNLLGGCFLLKMPPKNMFLIFAYLLSAQLAISSTAREESLGLSQLSHHNLAKKSIWENIRKQSSDLKMALHEDTISCPLIWVVGSIAIVPALSGSIFCYQMQCLHLDSSVIGMSRVIGQLMLLSMTILYDCYWKEVPMRKLIGAVQSLYAAYLLLDFVLVRQINLRLGIPNEVFVCCFSGLAETLAQFKLLPFSVLLASLCPKGCEGSLTSLLASALCLSSIFGGFLGVGLASFMGITPGNYSNLPVGILIQFVAALVPLGWIQHIPSKPIVEKERKRSVSKRSRKNRRIGRVVLGSVYVYRRERESETQR, from the exons ATGATTCCTTCATCATCTGCAGCCAAAAACCCGATCACAACAATATTTCCTAGAAAACCAAAATTATGTTTAGCTCCTCCAAAGTTATCCCACTTCCACTTGAGATCAATTCAATGCTCTTTTCAAAATGAAAATCTCAATACAATCAACAAACTTGAAAAACCCAGAACCCATGTATTTGGCATAATAAACCCAAGTCTAGTTTTTCCCCAGAAAGGCAATACAAGCAGAAGCAGGGGATATGAGGAGAAGAGAGGTTCTGCCCAATTGGGTAACCAACAGTTGACTGTATTATGGTTTGGTTATTGGATGCAGGGTTTTAGGTGCTTTCCATGGTTGGCTCTCAACTTCCACATGGCCCACAATCTCAACCTGCTTCCATCAATATTGCAGCTTGTGCAGCACTCTGCTAACTTTCCCATGGTGGCCAAGCCTTTCTATGGAGTCCTCTCTGATGCTATATGCATTGGTGGTGCTCACAGAATACCTTATATCCTCATTGGGG TCTTGTTGCAGGTCCTATCTTGGGGGCCATTGGGATTGATCCCACTTGCACGCAAAGCCCATCCTACCTTTCTGGCTTGCATTCTTCTTGGTAATCTTGGCGCATCCATAACAGAAGTTGCTAAGGATGCTCTTGTTGCAGAGTATGGCCAAAAACACAAAAAGAGAGGCCTCCAGTCCTATGCATTTATGGCTTCAGCTGTGGGTGGAATCCTTGGAAACTTACTCGGTGGTTGCTTCTTATTAAAAATGCCACCAAAAAACATGTTTCTCATATTTGCCTATCTATTATCTGCTCAACTTGCAATTTCATCAACAGCTAGAGAGGAGTCTCTTGGTTTATCACAACTATCACATCACAATCTTGCAAAGAAATCAATCTGGGAAAATATAAGAAAGCAGTCAAGTGATCTTAAAATGGCATTACATGAGGACACCATCTCCTGTCCTCTTATTTGGGTCGTAGGTTCCATTGCCATAGTCCCCGCTCTCTCAGGTTCCATCTTTTGCTATCAAATGCAATGCCTACATCTTGATTCTTCAGTTATAGGAATGTCACGAGTAATTGGCCAGTTGATGCTTCTTTCTATGACCATACTCTATGACTGTTACTGGAAAGAAGTGCCCATGAGGAAATTGATAGGTGCGGTGCAGTCCCTGTATGCTGCTTATCTTCTTCTTGACTTTGTTCTAGTGAGACAGATCAATCTTAGACTGGGGATTCCCAATGAGGTATTTGTTTGTTGTTTTTCGGGTTTAGCAGAAACTCTTGCACAATTTAAGCTTCTTCCCTTTTCAGTATTACTGGCAAGTTTATGTCCCAAGGGTTGTGAAGGTTCCCTCACTTCTCTCTTGGCATCAGCATTGTGTTTGTCATCAATTTTTGGTGGGTTTTTGGGTGTTGGCCTAGCTTCCTTTATGGGAATAACACCTGGTAATTACTCAAACCTGCCTGTCGGAATTTTGATACAATTTGTTGCAGCGTTAGTGCCTTTGGGATGGATTCAGCACATACCCTCCAAACCAATTgttgagaaagaaagaaagagaagtgtAAGTAAAAGAAGTCGAAAAAACAGAAGGATTGGAAGAGTGGTGTTAGGTTCCGTTTATGTTTACCGGCGAGAAAGGGAATCTGAAACACAGAGATAA
- the LOC110657519 gene encoding uncharacterized protein LOC110657519 — protein sequence MSELDQKLETTSATNNNGKSIPENLPEESIDFALLRLDSFNSSANTTTTSATATNCHTPCTACGCSGSTVPSTNVFSSYNKRRSPELITPSLDPQDQITKKPKKLFLEPHENTNITSTSPSLRDFSKITLPCTSSLLNFGPAKPINTNSLPVLRRCHSDPYSPPVAGLDTHSGSGTGSSANLLPQSPPESAKTVGATAVATPGSKAAASLPPRPPMLRRTVSDPSPNKSFSRSSSCDDVTVDECPQYKWLRKMRDCMKEMNQWCVELMPGGVMGEDEQEDKGTQGNTANATKAGSVIEYEEAVCVERTGECLVVHFKCPCGKGYQILLSGRDCYYKLI from the exons atgaGTGAACTCGATCAAAAGCTGGAAACCACCTCCGCCACTAACAATAACGGCAAAAGCATCCCGGAAAATCTCCCAGAAGAATCCATCGATTTCGCTCTTCTCCGCCTTGACAGCTTCAATTCCTCTGCTAATACCACAACCACTTCCGCCACCGCTACCAACTGCCATACTCCCTGCACTGCCTGTGGCTGCTCCGGTTCTACTGTTCCTTCCACCAACGTCTTTTCTTCCTACAACAAACGCCGCTCTCCTGAACTCATTACTCCTTCCTTGGACCCTCAAGATCAAATCACCAAAAAGCCCAAGAAACTCTTTCTTGAACCCCACGAGAACACCAACATAACATCCACTAGTCCTTCACTCCGTGATTTCTCCAAGATCACCCTCCCTTGCACCTCATCCTTGCTTAATTTTGGACCCGCCAAGCCAATTAATACCAACTCCCTTCCCGTCCTGCGCCGCTGCCATTCCGATCCTTACAGTCCTCCAGTGGCAGGGTTGGACACTCATTCTGGGTCCGGCACGGGTTCTTCAGCAAACCTGCTCCCGCAATCGCCACCAGAAAGCGCCAAGACGGTGGGGGCCACAGCTGTGGCAACGCCCGGGTCAAAGGCAGCTGCTTCTTTACCACCACGGCCGCCGATGCTCAGGAGGACTGTGTCGGACCCATCACCTAACAAAAGCTTTTCGCGGTCATCGAGTTGTGATGATGTGACTGTTGACGAGTGTCCCCAATATAAG TGGCTGAGGAAAATGAGAGATTGCATGAAGGAAATGAATCAGTGGTGTGTTGAACTTATGCCCGGTGGAGTGATGGGCGAAGATGAACAAGAAGATAAAGGCACTCAGGGCAATACTGCCAATGCAACGAAG GCTGGTTCAGTGATAGAATATGAAGAAGCTGTTTGTGTGGAGAGAACTGGGGAGTGCTTAGTTGTCCATTTCAAGTGTCCCTGTGGCAAAGGCTATCAGATTCTTCTCTCTGGAAGAGACTGCTACTACAAGCTCATTTAG
- the LOC110657520 gene encoding haloacid dehalogenase-like hydrolase domain-containing protein At2g33255 produces MSSLLCKSFLFMQRKSPCPISHSTTVNTTRARLRGVVFDMDGTLTVPVIDFAAMYKAVLGNDEYRRIKAENPSGIDILHHIERWSPDKQRKAYGIIRDFERQGLDRLRIMPGAVELCEFLDSKKIRRGLITRNVKEAVDLFHLRSGIMFSPALSREFRPCKPDPAPLLHICSTWEFQPNEVMMVGDSLKDDVTCGKLAGAFTCLLDEKGRYSLADFNNVDVEPDFKVSSLSEVHSLLEANFDLMP; encoded by the exons ATGTCCTCGCTTCTTTGCAAATCCTTCCTCTTCATGCAGCGTAAATCTCCATGTCCCATTTCTCACTCTACCACGGTCAATACCACCAGAGCTCGTTTAAGAGGTGTCGTCTTCGACATGGACGGAACCCTAACGGTCCCCGTTATCGATTTTGCCGCAATGTATAAGGCAGTTCTCGGGAATGACGAGTATCGCAGAATTAAAGCAGAGAATCCTTCTGGGATTGATATCTTGCATCACATTGAGAGGTGGAGTCCCGATAAACAGCGCAAAGCTTATGGGATCATCCGTGATTTTGAGCGCCAGGGCCTCGATCGCCTCCGAATTATGCCCG GCGCAGTAGAGCTGTGTGAGTTTCTCGATTCAAAGAAAATAAG AAGGGGTTTAATTACTCGAAATGTCAAGGAGGCAGTTGACCTTTTTCATTTGCGGTCTGGT ATCATGTTTTCTCCAGCATTAAGCAGGGAGTTCCGTCCTTGTAAACCAGACCCAGCTCCTCTCCTGCATATCTGCTCAACTTGGGAATTTCAGCCTAATGAGGTCATGATGGTTGGTGATAGCCTCAAAGATGAT GTCACTTGTGGGAAATTAGCTGGAGCATTCACATGCTTACTTGATGAAAAAGGGAGATATAGTTTGGCTGATTTCAACAATGTAGATGTAGAACCAGATTTCAAAGTTTCTTCTCTGTCAGAAGTTCATTCTCTACTGGAGGCAAATTTTGATTTGATGCCATGA
- the LOC110657521 gene encoding ammonium transporter 1 member 1: MACSANELAQFFGPNITNSTAAADFICSRFTIFDNNYTATKYAIDSTYLLFSAYLVFSMQLGFAMLCAGSVRAKNTMNIMLTNVLDAAAGGLFYYLFGFAFAFGTGGSENGFIGKHHFGLKTIPSNDLDYSNFLYQWAFAIAAAGITSGSIAERTQFVAYLIYSSFLTGFVYPVVSHWFWSTEGWASALKTHNPLFNSGVIDFAGSGVVHMVGGIAGLWGAVIEGPRIGRFDHSGRAISLRGHSASLVVLGTFLLWFGWYGFNPGSFNKILVVYTDGSYNGQWSAVGRTAVTTTLAGCTAALTTLFGKRILSGHWNVTDVCNGLLGGFAAITAGCSVVDPWAAIICGFVAALVLIGCNKLAEKLKYDDPLEAAQLHGGCGAWGVIFTALFARKKYVDQIYKPGRPYGLFMGGDGRLLAAHLIQILVITGWVSATMGPLFYILHKLKLLRISADDEMAGMDLTRHGGFAYIYHDEDESSKPGIKLRNIEPSATTSNSSDV; encoded by the coding sequence ATGGCCTGCTCAGCCAACGAGTTGGCCCAGTTTTTCGGCCCCAACATCACCAACTCCACTGCCGCTGCCGACTTCATCTGTTCCCGCTTCACCATCTTTGATAACAACTACACCGCCACCAAATATGCCATTGACAGTACCTACCTCCTATTCTCTGCCTATCTTGTATTCTCCATGCAGTTAGGTTTCGCCATGCTCTGTGCAGGCTCTGTTCGCGCCAAAAACACCATGAACATCATGCTCACCAACGTTCTTGACGCTGCTGCTGGCGGCCTTTTCTATTACCTCTTCGGTTTCGCTTTTGCCTTCGGCACCGGAGGCTCAGAGAATGGCTTTATTGGCAAGCACCATTTCGGTCTCAAGACCATCCCATCCAATGATTTGGACTACAGCAACTTTCTTTACCAGTGGGCGTTTGCTATAGCCGCAGCTGGGATTACTAGCGGCTCCATCGCGGAAAGAACCCAATTTGTGGCTTATTTAATATATTCCTCCTTTTTAACTGGGTTTGTTTACCCGGTTGTTTCTCACTGGTTCTGGTCTACCGAAGGGTGGGCTTCTGCTTTGAAAACTCACAATCCCTTGTTTAATAGTGGAGTCATCGATTTCGCTGGATCTGGGGTAGTGCATATGGTGGGTGGTATTGCTGGGTTATGGGGCGCTGTCATTGAAGGCCCAAGAATAGGCCGTTTTGACCATTCCGGCAGGGCCATTTCCTTGCGTGGACACAGCGCTTCTCTGGTGGTTCTCGGTACTTTCTTGCTCTGGTTTGGATGGTATGGGTTCAATCCTGGGTCTTTCAACAAAATCTTGGTGGTTTACACCGATGGGAGCTATAATGGTCAATGGAGTGCAGTTGGTCGAACCGCCGTTACCACCACCCTAGCAGGTTGCACTGCAGCTTTGACCACTCTTTTTGGGAAAAGAATTTTATCTGGCCATTGGAATGTAACAGATGTTTGCAATGGCTTGCTTGGTGGTTTCGCTGCCATTACTGCTGGGTGCTCCGTTGTTGATCCATGGGCTGCAATAATCTGCGGGTTCGTTGCTGCTTTGGTATTAATTGGCTGCAACAAGTTAGCTGAGAAGTTAAAATATGATGACCCACTAGAGGCTGCCCAGCTTCACGGTGGTTGTGGCGCTTGGGGAGTGATCTTCACCGCTTTGTTTgccagaaagaagtatgtggatcAGATTTACAAGCCGGGTCGACCTTACGGGTTGTTCATGGGTGGTGATGGAAGGCTCTTGGCTGCTCATCTCATACAGATTCTTGTTATCACGGGGTGGGTCAGTGCCACGATGGGTCCACTGTTTTATATTCTTCACAAGCTTAAGCTTTTAAGAATCTCAGCTGATGATGAGATGGCGGGTATGGATCTGACCCGGCATGGTGGGTTCGCTTACATTTACCATGATGAAGATGAGTCCTCAAAGCCTGGAATCAAGTTAAGGAACATTGAACCCTCAGCCACAACTTCTAATTCATCGGACGTTtag